In Leptospira sp. WS58.C1, a single genomic region encodes these proteins:
- a CDS encoding PAS domain-containing protein, whose protein sequence is MDPKINKRLSKDLLAELEAAKQKISELEKKIELLSRSESDNRLLRTLLDYSPSAITIVNYETGIFEEVNSTAEILFGHTREEFLRLGPADISPEFQPDGKSSKVSAFEKMSLAVRGEIPVFRWDHCDKQNQLIPCEVHLVKIPGSKNLIRGNIIDLRKELASEALLKSREEQLDLVIKSADLGFWDWNIPNGIVIPNEKCVEILGFTMEEFQTTNEFWRSRIHPDDRPLIVEGLKEHMEGHSELFETDFRMLCKDGSWKWIRSRGKVWERDKDGTPIRALGIHIDITEKKETEKILEEKERTLDLAVQGANLGIWDYNIITNEHHVDENWLKMLGYRPGEVKPTYEFWNESLHPDDRDKTNSAWKSYVTGETTFYSTAFRLKCKDGSYKWILTRGKIAENAPEGNPIRMIGIHIDISEQKHIEDELRETKLFLDRAQKTAKIGSWEYDIPSGKMTASEGLYQILETNDRMLVPAFDYIHPDDREKVEKYFKRSIIEGVSAEIEYRSITPSGQEKFLLNKTDFIKDSEGKVLKLLGTIQDISNEIKRKKKEEFKRNIERLTSSISTELINRPILEIEEAIFNAIQKITQAFKMSRGNLVLYDTKKMIRTLVCEFIVPESENKEASWPPESPVDPNNFLTKKILNGEIVTLQLEDFPESDARTKMLSLQIQFLIAVPLTLEGKVVGGLGMTSEIPLSRLEMKFGEFELANLKAIGEILTNAIERKRKHSELIEERDLLAEIMKTSVAAITVLNPEGEILYANPSAEKVLGLNLEQIQKRKYNAPEWKATSIDGGEWTVNDQPFVRVLTSGQPVYDIRHAIEDQSGNKKFLSINGAPIKDRSGKIKNLVFLILDITEALLAEKALKLSEERLRLALNASKMGTWSWNLKDRTAHWSTDTASIFGIDTHDFEKDSSVFMSLVHPDDKTLIRKSIRNSFSGKENVINLEYRFFHPDGTIHWLEVKGQVYRNSKKVPGRMAGIIADITDRKKSEEKLKASEARFQTFYRFANEAIIFIDPRTEGILDTNPAFLRIFGFKQNDLHSISPVSLFTPDSWATLHARIRSFESSENLELRAIRWNGRIFSAIGSVHFYTERESYVAAISLLDTSAIQEVEELKVINDEISVRNRLIEMQKNELQETLENLKKAQAQLIQSEKMAALGQLIAGVAHEINNPIGAVQASNQNLQECLIRFQSILPDVQNVLTGMTTEQVESFRQFLSLVRQPKDQLAGMEERTAKKNIVSQLQELNIPNPYAIADALTDMGFRELPKTALPFLVRERANVLLEYSTLEAFFFSNTNTIQMAVDRVSKILYALKNFSHFDTISEKIPASITENIETVLTIYQNQLKKGIQVSKEYENIPKILCYPDDLIHVWTNLIYNSLQAMEFRGEIRIKVYRKADFINVEITDNGPGIPENILDKIFQPFFTTKLPGEGSGLGLDIVKKIVEKHKGKIEVETRPGFTMFRILLPFVEVKV, encoded by the coding sequence GTGGATCCCAAAATTAACAAACGATTAAGCAAGGATCTCCTGGCGGAGTTAGAAGCAGCTAAACAAAAGATCTCCGAATTAGAGAAAAAAATAGAATTACTCTCCCGTTCGGAATCCGACAATCGTCTTTTACGGACGTTACTCGATTATTCCCCTTCAGCAATCACTATCGTTAACTACGAGACGGGGATCTTCGAAGAAGTCAACTCGACGGCCGAAATTCTTTTTGGACACACTAGAGAAGAATTCCTACGTTTAGGTCCTGCCGATATCTCTCCGGAATTTCAACCGGATGGAAAAAGTTCCAAAGTCTCCGCTTTCGAAAAAATGTCACTTGCAGTCCGAGGAGAAATTCCCGTATTCAGATGGGATCATTGTGACAAGCAAAACCAACTCATTCCTTGTGAAGTTCATCTGGTAAAGATCCCAGGTTCTAAAAATCTGATTCGCGGAAATATAATCGATCTTCGAAAAGAACTCGCTTCGGAAGCATTGTTAAAAAGTAGAGAGGAACAATTAGACTTAGTCATCAAAAGTGCAGACCTGGGTTTTTGGGATTGGAATATACCGAACGGTATCGTTATACCGAATGAAAAATGTGTGGAGATCCTTGGATTCACCATGGAGGAATTCCAAACTACAAACGAATTTTGGAGATCCAGGATTCATCCGGATGATCGTCCACTTATCGTAGAAGGACTAAAAGAACATATGGAAGGTCATTCGGAATTATTCGAAACCGACTTTCGAATGTTATGTAAGGACGGAAGTTGGAAATGGATCCGGTCCAGAGGAAAAGTTTGGGAGAGGGATAAGGACGGAACCCCTATACGAGCTCTCGGTATCCATATAGATATCACCGAGAAAAAGGAAACGGAAAAGATCCTTGAAGAAAAGGAAAGGACATTGGATTTAGCGGTCCAAGGCGCTAACCTTGGTATATGGGATTATAATATTATAACTAACGAACATCACGTGGATGAGAACTGGCTGAAAATGTTGGGGTATCGTCCTGGAGAAGTGAAACCTACATACGAATTTTGGAATGAAAGTCTTCACCCGGACGATAGAGACAAAACCAATTCCGCTTGGAAAAGTTACGTAACGGGAGAAACAACTTTCTATTCAACAGCGTTTCGTTTAAAGTGTAAGGACGGTTCTTATAAATGGATCTTAACAAGGGGAAAAATAGCCGAGAATGCTCCGGAAGGAAACCCGATCCGAATGATCGGAATCCATATAGATATTTCGGAACAGAAACACATAGAAGATGAATTAAGAGAAACAAAATTGTTCTTAGACAGAGCCCAAAAAACCGCAAAAATAGGGAGTTGGGAATACGATATACCATCGGGAAAAATGACCGCTTCCGAGGGGCTTTACCAAATATTAGAAACGAATGATAGAATGCTTGTACCTGCGTTCGATTACATTCACCCCGACGATCGGGAGAAAGTAGAAAAATATTTTAAACGATCGATAATCGAAGGAGTCTCCGCTGAAATAGAATATAGATCCATCACACCTTCCGGACAAGAGAAGTTCCTTTTAAACAAGACCGATTTTATCAAAGACTCGGAAGGAAAAGTTCTCAAACTTTTAGGAACAATCCAAGACATCAGCAACGAGATTAAAAGAAAAAAGAAAGAAGAATTCAAAAGAAATATAGAAAGACTTACCTCTTCCATCTCCACGGAACTTATCAACAGACCTATATTGGAAATCGAGGAAGCAATCTTCAATGCCATTCAAAAGATCACCCAAGCGTTCAAAATGTCTAGGGGCAATTTAGTATTATATGATACGAAAAAAATGATCAGGACTTTAGTATGCGAATTTATTGTCCCGGAATCGGAAAACAAGGAAGCAAGCTGGCCTCCGGAAAGTCCAGTGGATCCGAATAATTTTCTCACAAAAAAGATATTAAACGGGGAAATAGTAACACTTCAATTAGAGGATTTTCCCGAGTCGGATGCGCGAACCAAAATGCTTTCATTGCAAATCCAATTTTTGATCGCGGTTCCTCTAACCTTAGAAGGAAAAGTAGTCGGAGGTTTAGGAATGACCTCCGAGATACCTTTAAGCCGACTCGAAATGAAGTTTGGAGAGTTCGAACTCGCTAATTTAAAAGCGATCGGTGAAATACTTACAAACGCGATAGAAAGAAAAAGAAAACATAGCGAACTCATCGAGGAAAGGGATCTTCTTGCCGAGATCATGAAAACTTCCGTAGCAGCTATCACCGTTTTAAATCCGGAAGGAGAAATTTTATACGCGAATCCTTCGGCTGAAAAAGTGCTCGGATTGAACTTGGAACAGATCCAAAAAAGAAAATACAATGCACCTGAATGGAAGGCCACCTCGATAGACGGCGGAGAATGGACCGTAAACGACCAACCGTTCGTCAGAGTCCTTACCTCGGGACAACCCGTTTATGATATCAGGCACGCGATAGAGGATCAATCCGGAAATAAAAAATTCCTGTCCATTAACGGCGCACCCATCAAGGACAGGTCCGGTAAGATCAAAAATTTAGTATTTCTAATATTAGATATTACTGAAGCACTTCTGGCCGAAAAAGCCTTAAAACTGAGCGAAGAAAGACTAAGACTCGCGCTGAACGCTTCCAAAATGGGAACTTGGAGCTGGAATTTAAAAGATAGAACGGCCCATTGGTCCACCGACACTGCTTCCATTTTCGGGATAGATACTCATGATTTCGAAAAAGATAGCTCCGTATTCATGAGTCTAGTACATCCGGACGACAAAACCCTGATTCGAAAATCGATACGAAATAGTTTTTCAGGAAAAGAGAATGTAATCAATTTAGAATATAGATTTTTCCATCCGGATGGGACCATCCATTGGCTGGAAGTCAAAGGGCAAGTCTATCGGAACTCCAAAAAAGTCCCGGGACGAATGGCAGGGATCATTGCGGATATCACGGACAGGAAAAAGTCGGAGGAAAAATTAAAAGCTAGCGAAGCAAGATTTCAAACATTCTATAGATTTGCAAATGAAGCGATCATTTTCATTGACCCGAGAACGGAAGGAATTTTAGACACAAACCCGGCCTTCTTAAGAATATTCGGTTTTAAACAGAACGATCTGCACTCGATCTCTCCCGTATCATTATTCACTCCGGATTCATGGGCAACACTACATGCAAGGATACGCTCTTTTGAAAGCTCCGAAAACTTGGAATTGAGAGCGATACGCTGGAATGGTCGGATTTTTTCCGCGATAGGAAGCGTTCATTTTTATACAGAAAGAGAATCCTATGTAGCTGCAATCAGTCTTTTGGATACCTCCGCAATCCAAGAAGTGGAAGAATTAAAAGTGATTAACGACGAGATCTCTGTCAGGAATAGGCTGATCGAGATGCAAAAAAACGAACTACAGGAAACATTAGAAAACCTTAAAAAAGCTCAGGCTCAGCTTATACAATCCGAAAAAATGGCGGCACTCGGACAGTTGATCGCGGGTGTGGCCCACGAGATCAATAATCCGATCGGTGCAGTCCAAGCTTCCAACCAAAACCTTCAGGAATGTCTAATCCGTTTTCAGTCGATTTTACCGGATGTTCAGAACGTATTAACGGGAATGACTACCGAACAGGTTGAATCCTTTCGCCAATTCTTAAGTCTGGTCAGACAACCGAAAGACCAATTGGCAGGGATGGAAGAAAGAACGGCCAAGAAGAATATAGTATCTCAATTACAAGAACTGAATATTCCCAATCCTTATGCGATCGCAGATGCTCTGACTGATATGGGTTTCAGGGAATTACCCAAGACCGCTCTTCCATTCCTGGTCCGTGAAAGAGCGAACGTACTTTTGGAATACTCCACATTAGAAGCGTTCTTTTTCTCGAATACGAATACGATACAAATGGCCGTAGACAGAGTCTCCAAGATCCTTTACGCTTTAAAAAATTTCTCACATTTTGACACCATATCGGAAAAGATCCCGGCCTCCATCACGGAAAATATTGAGACAGTTCTCACAATATACCAGAACCAACTCAAAAAAGGCATCCAAGTCTCCAAGGAATACGAAAATATTCCGAAAATCTTATGTTATCCGGACGATTTGATCCATGTTTGGACAAATCTCATCTACAATTCTCTCCAAGCAATGGAGTTTAGGGGAGAAATCAGGATAAAAGTCTATCGTAAAGCGGACTTTATCAACGTAGAGATCACGGACAACGGTCCCGGAATCCCTGAGAATATTTTAGATAAAATTTTCCAACCGTTCTTTACAACCAAACTTCCCGGAGAAGGAAGCGGCCTGGGTTTGGACATCGTAAAGAAGATCGTGGAAAAACACAAAGGGAAAATCGAAGTAGAAACAAGACCCGGATTTACGATGTTCCGGATCCTGCTTCCTTTTGTAGAAGTTAAAGTTTAA
- a CDS encoding LA_0442/LA_0875 N-terminal domain-containing protein has protein sequence MFLEVWPKRLLAFTVGLFILFGFGELFSADFVRLKNGQVVRGKIILEDEEKVLVAENDDYVRFVGKENVAQVSYEKGRQNTGASTLDKKGPPQKGSDIPQGHVETGPPNMYGPSAGSSNGNGGDTSIEVIHEVVTDFIWRGLSFSGEIANRRNNESYRAMTFVPSYQPTLTFNTPLKGFQVQFWGNFQLTERNDRDSDGRLQMYPGGAGPAYPGQGAAGSLSPFSAPSPDALNSACPYDTQSNFLAGNPTTGSTCGGDVPAFKKEQNGMKRSDGLFYAFYYNFEKTSWGTFTAGIWFYNTFQKSPAYLSPPLGAYNSSAAQGVAGANNPSTQITRLAWQEYFFFWKLPFLQWANPTVSFFTQFSQENAGLMAGKNYLSLTVGHEFFEGNFFRILPQVNIGYAMSNNIVDNRYGIQDITSTITFFFGKFFVKAADVYRPNLYIYDTDNYYGATGGYVNTSSKDGKIVDPGKVNGPANQLVLDFINSSTSIPDQLRQSVRESYLLQKIPSHLVWFSIGFSQNF, from the coding sequence ATGTTCCTTGAAGTTTGGCCGAAGCGTCTGCTCGCCTTCACGGTAGGATTGTTCATTCTTTTTGGTTTTGGAGAATTATTCTCGGCTGATTTTGTTCGTTTGAAGAACGGACAAGTAGTCCGAGGTAAGATCATTTTAGAAGACGAAGAAAAGGTATTAGTAGCCGAGAATGACGACTACGTCCGTTTCGTAGGCAAGGAAAATGTTGCTCAGGTAAGTTATGAAAAAGGAAGGCAGAATACTGGGGCATCTACCTTGGACAAAAAAGGGCCTCCTCAAAAAGGTTCCGATATTCCGCAAGGACATGTGGAGACCGGTCCTCCTAATATGTACGGTCCGAGTGCGGGATCCAGCAACGGTAACGGGGGAGATACTTCGATAGAAGTGATTCATGAGGTGGTTACGGACTTTATTTGGCGGGGACTTAGTTTCTCCGGCGAGATCGCGAACCGCAGAAATAACGAAAGTTATAGAGCTATGACTTTCGTTCCTTCTTATCAACCTACGCTCACCTTTAATACTCCTTTAAAAGGTTTCCAGGTCCAGTTTTGGGGAAATTTCCAATTAACGGAACGTAACGATAGGGACAGCGATGGAAGATTACAAATGTATCCAGGAGGGGCCGGACCTGCTTATCCTGGACAAGGGGCAGCGGGTTCTTTGAGTCCATTTTCCGCTCCTTCTCCGGACGCGTTAAACTCTGCTTGTCCTTACGATACTCAAAGTAACTTTTTAGCGGGAAATCCGACCACAGGTTCTACTTGCGGTGGGGACGTTCCCGCTTTTAAAAAGGAACAGAACGGTATGAAACGTTCGGACGGATTGTTCTATGCATTCTATTATAATTTTGAAAAGACCAGTTGGGGAACATTTACCGCAGGGATCTGGTTTTATAACACTTTTCAAAAAAGCCCCGCGTATCTTTCCCCTCCGTTAGGTGCATACAACTCTTCTGCCGCGCAAGGTGTTGCCGGAGCAAATAACCCTTCCACTCAGATCACTCGTTTGGCTTGGCAGGAATATTTTTTCTTTTGGAAATTACCTTTCTTGCAATGGGCGAATCCTACCGTTTCCTTTTTTACTCAATTTTCGCAAGAGAACGCAGGTTTGATGGCAGGTAAGAATTATCTCTCGTTGACAGTTGGCCACGAGTTTTTTGAAGGAAATTTTTTCCGGATACTTCCACAGGTAAATATCGGCTATGCGATGAGCAATAATATCGTGGATAACAGATACGGGATCCAGGATATCACCTCCACGATCACTTTCTTTTTTGGAAAGTTTTTCGTAAAAGCTGCGGACGTTTACAGACCTAATTTATATATTTATGATACGGATAATTACTACGGGGCGACGGGAGGTTATGTAAATACCAGTAGTAAGGACGGTAAGATCGTGGACCCGGGAAAGGTGAACGGTCCCGCTAATCAGTTAGTATTGGATTTTATCAATTCCTCTACTTCCATCCCGGACCAATTGAGGCAATCCGTGAGAGAGTCTTATCTTCTTCAGAAAATTCCTTCTCACTTGGTTTGGTTCAGTATAGGGTTCAGCCAAAACTTCTAG
- a CDS encoding methyl-accepting chemotaxis protein, with translation MSIRFRISLYLSVVLLSGSIILTAINSIGSYFSLKYQVEDGSRMAGERFTYEVKDFLDLALGSLRGTQYLLESSKPAREEVVAALWKLVEANEYYFGTWVVFEPNGFDGQDARFKNKPPYHDGTGRFVPYINKSKGAVTIEPVIYYENLDESGAFYTIPKKTLHDYIADPFSYPVGGKDVLMVSLVKPVFRGGSFSGVVGIDLAMENLQELLGPIRPFRGEGYLTLISPNGTYAANGKDPSLVGKMNPDQEWLKQITEGIATGKPFSLHGGGEGHHFFPFLLGNYDKPWAVEVSIPDSIFWSDMRGVILQTILSSLVIMVVILIILNLIFNRLITSGLLEAIGFSEKIAEGDLTSHMDISREDEIGKLLKSMDLMKVNLSKIILDIKTSSTKLNNTSDQMAESSRNFSDVAQAQASAAEESSAAVEELAASAENVRRSMEKAIENMKEIDTNVVLLREQIGTINNEMQTLSQVASESQERALTGENAMGATNQAMDEIGESASRINEILSIITEISEKTNLLALNAAIEAARAGEAGKGFAVVAEEIGKLASQTSSSVQEIGELVDSTNNAVHNGNTKVKEASDILRKLRTSVDSFGLSAKKVLESVRTQEKNTQDIHQSANFLMSFSLQIEEAVQEQKRATDEITKTIVSISEGTQEVASGADDLTSYSSEMHGQSEGLLKSVDKFKL, from the coding sequence ATGAGTATTCGGTTCAGGATTTCACTTTATCTGTCGGTGGTTTTACTCTCCGGTTCGATCATTTTGACTGCGATCAACTCGATCGGATCTTATTTCAGTCTGAAGTATCAAGTGGAAGACGGTTCCAGAATGGCCGGAGAAAGATTCACTTATGAGGTGAAGGATTTTTTGGATTTGGCGTTGGGTTCTCTCAGAGGGACCCAGTATCTATTAGAATCTTCTAAACCCGCTCGGGAAGAAGTTGTCGCCGCGTTATGGAAATTAGTCGAGGCCAACGAATATTATTTCGGAACCTGGGTGGTATTCGAACCTAACGGTTTTGACGGACAAGATGCAAGATTTAAGAATAAACCGCCGTACCATGACGGCACAGGAAGATTTGTACCGTATATCAACAAATCGAAAGGTGCCGTCACAATAGAGCCGGTAATATATTACGAAAATTTGGATGAGTCCGGAGCGTTCTATACTATTCCGAAAAAGACCCTGCATGATTATATTGCGGACCCTTTTTCTTATCCTGTAGGTGGAAAAGATGTACTTATGGTTTCCTTGGTGAAACCTGTGTTTCGAGGAGGAAGTTTTTCCGGGGTGGTAGGTATTGACCTTGCCATGGAAAACTTGCAGGAACTACTCGGCCCGATCCGACCATTTAGGGGAGAAGGTTATCTGACTCTCATTTCTCCCAATGGGACCTATGCCGCAAATGGAAAGGATCCTTCATTGGTCGGTAAAATGAACCCGGACCAAGAATGGCTGAAGCAGATTACGGAAGGGATCGCAACAGGAAAACCTTTCTCTCTACATGGAGGAGGAGAAGGCCATCATTTTTTCCCGTTTTTATTAGGAAATTATGATAAACCTTGGGCAGTGGAAGTGTCGATCCCGGATTCGATCTTTTGGTCGGATATGAGAGGAGTGATCTTACAGACGATCTTGTCGTCTTTGGTGATCATGGTGGTGATCCTGATCATTCTGAACTTGATCTTTAACCGACTGATAACCTCCGGCTTATTAGAAGCGATCGGTTTTTCGGAGAAAATAGCGGAAGGAGATCTGACATCGCATATGGATATATCGAGAGAGGATGAGATAGGTAAGCTTCTCAAGTCGATGGATCTAATGAAGGTGAATCTTTCCAAGATCATTCTTGATATCAAAACATCTTCCACAAAATTGAATAACACCTCGGACCAAATGGCGGAGTCGAGTCGTAACTTCTCGGATGTTGCGCAGGCTCAGGCTTCCGCAGCGGAAGAATCGTCCGCAGCGGTGGAGGAACTGGCTGCATCGGCGGAGAATGTCCGCAGGTCCATGGAGAAAGCGATCGAGAACATGAAAGAGATCGATACGAATGTTGTACTTCTTCGCGAACAGATCGGCACGATCAATAATGAGATGCAGACATTATCCCAAGTGGCTTCCGAGTCTCAAGAGAGAGCGTTGACGGGTGAGAACGCGATGGGAGCGACAAACCAGGCAATGGATGAGATCGGAGAAAGTGCCAGTCGTATCAACGAGATCTTATCGATCATAACCGAGATTTCGGAAAAGACGAATCTTCTTGCATTGAATGCGGCGATAGAAGCGGCACGTGCAGGTGAAGCGGGCAAAGGATTTGCGGTGGTAGCGGAGGAGATCGGAAAACTTGCCTCCCAGACCTCTTCTTCGGTGCAAGAGATCGGGGAACTTGTGGATTCGACGAATAACGCGGTCCATAACGGAAACACTAAGGTGAAAGAGGCGAGCGATATCCTTCGTAAGCTAAGAACTTCCGTTGATTCCTTCGGATTATCGGCGAAGAAAGTATTGGAGTCTGTCCGGACCCAAGAGAAGAACACACAAGACATCCATCAATCCGCGAATTTCCTGATGAGTTTCAGTTTACAGATAGAGGAAGCGGTCCAGGAACAGAAACGAGCTACAGATGAGATCACTAAAACGATCGTCAGTATCTCGGAAGGAACCCAGGAAGTGGCTTCCGGAGCGGATGATCTGACTTCTTATTCCAGTGAGATGCATGGGCAATCCGAAGGACTTTTGAAATCCGTCGATAAGTTTAAACTTTGA
- a CDS encoding PP2C family protein-serine/threonine phosphatase: protein MNLSNKKASGILNPWSFLETEFNYREVSAWKDFVRIDQSFIRLAFFLHFLVYFLALIPEIRNAPHGTIYFGLILSLNLLSLVLSFQRKYLPAVIHGTNCSITFLVMLILNESFYSFDDLHSLQLYNNYFLLVGFLVLFQMFRLKVKGCFLTATYSIVLHLGFIYFKLKNGPFTGFPLVLFVPDVVYLILSLIGTTIVVIVRRLVRISSELDSEYRFLQHELQIARKVQETLFPEDISIKGFKYEVFRSTPNEIGGDFYDFIQLREGNTGVFLTDIAGHGIASALVASFIKIMVATMPYRLKLHPVRLLEYLDETLLRQFKSHHASAVYIFFDFISKEIHFANGGHPYLMHSRNGNDFREIETTGSILGFGIKRPIAELVSLPIQSGERLFLYTDGLIENRNPQGKQLGSEGLIEILNRNKSFTDLKQFKEAVQTELSAFFRDAEFEDDTLFLIIEME, encoded by the coding sequence ATGAATCTATCCAATAAAAAAGCTAGCGGGATACTTAACCCTTGGTCTTTCCTGGAAACCGAATTCAATTACCGAGAGGTAAGCGCTTGGAAAGATTTCGTCCGGATCGATCAGTCATTCATTCGACTCGCATTTTTTCTTCATTTCCTAGTATATTTTTTAGCCCTGATCCCTGAGATACGGAATGCTCCTCATGGAACTATTTATTTCGGCCTTATATTAAGTTTAAACCTACTTAGCTTGGTTCTTTCTTTTCAAAGGAAATATCTTCCTGCTGTCATTCACGGCACGAATTGTAGCATCACTTTTTTAGTGATGCTGATCTTAAACGAATCGTTTTACAGCTTCGACGATCTTCATAGTTTACAACTATATAATAATTATTTCCTGCTAGTCGGATTTTTGGTCTTATTCCAAATGTTCCGCCTTAAGGTAAAGGGTTGTTTCTTAACGGCGACTTATTCCATCGTATTGCACCTCGGATTCATATATTTTAAACTAAAGAACGGCCCTTTTACGGGATTCCCGTTGGTTCTATTCGTTCCGGATGTGGTTTACCTGATCCTAAGTTTGATCGGGACTACGATCGTAGTGATTGTCAGAAGATTAGTCCGTATTTCTTCCGAACTGGATTCAGAGTATAGATTTTTGCAGCACGAACTCCAAATTGCGAGAAAAGTGCAGGAGACTTTATTTCCGGAAGATATCAGTATTAAAGGATTCAAATACGAGGTATTTAGATCCACTCCTAACGAGATCGGCGGAGATTTTTACGATTTTATACAGTTAAGGGAAGGGAACACCGGGGTTTTTTTGACCGATATAGCGGGCCACGGCATCGCTTCCGCGTTAGTCGCATCATTTATTAAAATTATGGTAGCGACGATGCCTTATCGTCTTAAACTTCATCCTGTCCGATTATTGGAGTATCTGGATGAGACACTTCTCAGGCAATTTAAATCCCATCATGCCTCCGCTGTGTATATCTTTTTCGATTTTATTTCTAAAGAGATCCATTTTGCGAATGGAGGACATCCGTATCTGATGCATTCCCGAAACGGAAATGACTTTAGGGAAATTGAAACTACCGGAAGTATATTAGGATTCGGGATTAAAAGGCCTATCGCGGAACTGGTTTCTTTGCCGATCCAGTCCGGAGAAAGGTTATTTTTATATACCGACGGATTGATAGAGAATCGAAATCCGCAAGGAAAACAGCTTGGAAGCGAAGGCCTTATTGAAATCCTGAACAGAAATAAGTCTTTTACCGATTTAAAACAGTTTAAAGAAGCCGTCCAAACCGAATTGTCCGCATTCTTTAGAGATGCGGAATTCGAAGACGATACACTTTTTCTGATCATCGAGATGGAGTAA
- a CDS encoding enoyl-CoA hydratase-related protein, producing MNESLIHLQKEGKLAILEINRPSALNALNEELLNELTSEITNLEKDPAIRVVIITGQGKAFVAGADIAKMKELNTSGAEKFASLGQSTFDRIQKSRLISIAAVNGFALGGGLELALACDIRIGSEKAKLGLPEVSLGLIPGFGGTQRLARLIGYGRAAELIFTGDMIGAEEAYRIGILNKLVKDGEDLISTAKATAESILKKGPIAVSTAKSVILNGLDMQLSKGQEFEKKEFSNLFSGKESKEGMGAFLEKRPPNF from the coding sequence ATGAACGAATCGCTGATCCATTTGCAAAAAGAAGGCAAACTGGCAATCCTGGAGATCAACCGCCCTTCTGCGCTAAACGCGTTAAACGAAGAACTATTAAACGAATTAACTAGCGAGATAACCAACTTAGAAAAAGATCCTGCTATCCGAGTTGTTATCATAACCGGTCAAGGAAAAGCCTTCGTAGCCGGAGCGGATATTGCTAAGATGAAAGAGTTAAATACAAGCGGGGCTGAGAAGTTTGCCTCATTGGGACAAAGCACATTCGACAGGATCCAGAAGAGTAGACTTATATCGATCGCGGCAGTCAACGGATTTGCATTGGGCGGAGGACTGGAACTTGCGCTTGCTTGCGATATTCGTATCGGTTCCGAAAAGGCAAAATTAGGACTTCCCGAAGTTTCTTTAGGGCTAATCCCTGGATTCGGCGGGACCCAAAGACTTGCGAGATTGATCGGTTATGGAAGAGCTGCGGAACTTATCTTTACCGGAGATATGATCGGTGCGGAAGAAGCTTATCGTATCGGTATATTAAATAAACTTGTTAAAGACGGGGAAGATTTGATCTCCACTGCTAAAGCGACTGCGGAATCCATTCTCAAAAAAGGACCAATCGCTGTCTCTACGGCCAAATCCGTCATCCTGAACGGATTAGACATGCAGTTATCTAAAGGACAAGAATTCGAGAAAAAAGAATTTTCCAATCTATTCTCCGGAAAAGAATCCAAGGAAGGAATGGGAGCATTCTTAGAAAAACGTCCTCCTAATTTTTGA
- a CDS encoding DUF192 domain-containing protein, which produces MKIFRFFLLSVLFCLPMAGWGEYNSPLYLEKTTIYIGEHALLVEVANTDESRQRGLMFRKKLGENEGMIFIFPNEDYLSFWMKNTLIPLSIGYFSKDKKLIDVYEMAPNQTQVLYHSTQKVMYAVEANPRWFAKRGLGKNSVLKIESRFIARP; this is translated from the coding sequence ATGAAAATTTTTAGATTTTTCTTACTTTCTGTTCTATTCTGCCTTCCGATGGCGGGTTGGGGGGAGTATAATTCTCCCTTATACTTAGAAAAAACCACCATCTATATAGGGGAGCATGCTTTGCTTGTCGAGGTTGCAAACACCGACGAATCCAGACAAAGAGGATTGATGTTCCGCAAAAAGTTAGGAGAGAATGAAGGAATGATCTTCATCTTTCCGAATGAGGACTACCTTTCTTTTTGGATGAAAAATACCTTAATTCCATTGAGTATCGGTTATTTTTCAAAAGATAAAAAGCTCATCGACGTTTACGAAATGGCCCCGAACCAAACGCAAGTATTGTATCATTCTACCCAAAAGGTAATGTATGCGGTGGAAGCGAATCCTAGATGGTTTGCAAAACGCGGACTAGGAAAAAATTCCGTTTTAAAGATTGAATCTAGATTTATAGCCCGTCCCTAA